From Catellatospora citrea, one genomic window encodes:
- a CDS encoding helix-turn-helix domain-containing protein, with product MAEEMELMTETQQDAYRSLVQLDGGRAADVAALGALSHAQAAAALQALLEAGLAVVEPGPDPVFRPLPPEVALGASLLRRQEALERGRRIMTDLHEQYRAASRQRSEQVAELVVGAEPLRRRLRQVQDLAGGELLWFCRANPVALASGENTAEFDALARGVVSRAVYEREPLLAPGVLDNVAEGIRRGQVARATQSLPVRMLIADRTTAVLSLIREPGDAPGPRAAVINNGELLHALVDLFDGHWETAVPIRVTGGGTDHPEGPAEAELYVLSLVVGGVPDKAIASQLGVSRRTVQRRLDRLMALAGVDTRAGLAYQAARRGWL from the coding sequence ATGGCGGAGGAGATGGAGCTGATGACCGAGACGCAGCAGGATGCGTACCGGTCCCTGGTTCAACTGGACGGGGGCCGGGCCGCCGATGTCGCCGCGCTCGGCGCCCTGTCGCACGCGCAGGCGGCGGCGGCCCTGCAGGCCCTGCTGGAGGCCGGGTTGGCGGTCGTCGAGCCCGGCCCGGACCCGGTGTTCCGGCCGCTGCCGCCGGAGGTGGCGCTCGGCGCGAGCCTGCTGCGGCGGCAGGAGGCCCTCGAACGGGGCCGCCGGATCATGACCGACCTGCACGAGCAGTATCGGGCCGCCAGCCGCCAGCGATCCGAACAGGTCGCCGAACTGGTCGTCGGCGCGGAGCCGCTGCGCCGGCGGCTGCGGCAGGTGCAGGACCTGGCCGGCGGCGAGCTGCTGTGGTTCTGCCGCGCCAATCCGGTCGCGCTGGCCAGCGGCGAGAACACGGCAGAGTTCGACGCGCTCGCCCGGGGCGTCGTCAGCCGTGCCGTCTACGAGCGGGAACCCCTGCTGGCACCCGGCGTGCTCGACAACGTGGCGGAGGGGATCCGCCGCGGCCAGGTTGCCCGGGCCACGCAGTCGCTGCCGGTGCGGATGCTGATCGCCGACCGGACGACGGCGGTGCTGTCGCTGATCCGCGAGCCCGGCGACGCCCCCGGCCCCCGCGCCGCGGTGATCAATAACGGTGAACTGCTGCACGCGCTGGTGGACTTGTTCGACGGCCACTGGGAGACGGCGGTGCCGATCCGGGTCACCGGGGGCGGCACCGATCACCCGGAAGGCCCTGCCGAAGCCGAACTGTACGTGCTGTCACTGGTCGTCGGCGGGGTGCCCGACAAGGCGATCGCGTCCCAGCTGGGCGTCAGCCGGCGCACCGTGCAGCGGCGGCTGGATCGGCTGATGGCGCTGGCGGGCGTGGACACCCGGGCAGGCCTGGCCTACCAGGCGGCGCGCCGCGGCTGGTTGTGA
- a CDS encoding RNA-guided endonuclease InsQ/TnpB family protein, giving the protein MSIWTVDGRRKAVAYTGSPDRIKALATLPVGESDLVHRDGMWFLYASVEVTEPPTYEPEGFVGVDMGIVNIAYDSDGNRHTGARLNGYRRRQLRLRARLQRKGTKSARRLLARRRKKEARHAANVNHRIAKTIVTEAARTGRGIAVENLTGIRDRVRLRKPQRVTLSSWSFHQFGAFLTYKARRAGVPLVQVDPRYTSQTCNRCGHRDKRNRPDQETFTCRSCGVVAHADHNAALNIAQRGVERWGAVNRPHAASPRSQRGRETRKPGPLWPGS; this is encoded by the coding sequence GTGTCGATCTGGACGGTTGACGGACGGCGCAAGGCGGTCGCGTACACCGGATCGCCGGACCGGATCAAAGCCCTCGCGACCCTACCGGTCGGGGAGTCCGACCTGGTCCACCGCGACGGCATGTGGTTCCTCTACGCCAGCGTCGAGGTAACCGAGCCGCCGACGTACGAACCTGAAGGCTTCGTCGGCGTGGACATGGGCATCGTCAACATCGCCTACGACTCCGACGGCAACCGCCACACCGGAGCCCGGCTCAACGGCTACCGCCGCCGCCAACTACGACTGCGGGCCCGGCTGCAACGCAAAGGCACCAAGTCGGCCAGGCGACTACTGGCCCGACGCCGCAAGAAGGAAGCGCGGCACGCCGCGAACGTCAACCACCGCATCGCCAAGACCATCGTGACCGAGGCTGCACGCACCGGCCGCGGTATCGCCGTCGAGAACCTGACGGGCATCCGCGACCGGGTCCGGCTCCGAAAGCCCCAACGGGTCACACTCAGTTCATGGTCGTTCCACCAGTTCGGCGCGTTCCTGACCTACAAGGCGCGCCGGGCAGGGGTGCCGCTGGTCCAAGTCGACCCGCGGTACACCTCCCAGACCTGCAACCGGTGCGGGCACCGCGACAAGCGCAACCGCCCCGACCAGGAAACCTTCACCTGTCGATCATGCGGGGTCGTTGCCCACGCCGATCACAACGCAGCCCTCAACATCGCCCAACGCGGCGTTGAGCGCTGGGGCGCAGTCAACCGCCCACACGCGGCCTCACCTCGCAGCCAGCGAGGAAGAGAGACCCGCAAGCCCGGCCCTTTATGGCCGGGTAGTTGA